From Anomalospiza imberbis isolate Cuckoo-Finch-1a 21T00152 unplaced genomic scaffold, ASM3175350v1 scaffold_127, whole genome shotgun sequence, a single genomic window includes:
- the LOC137466014 gene encoding serine/threonine-protein kinase PAK 3-like yields MLVSEGDPEAKYTELETIGKGGFGTVCMAVETATGEEVAIKKISLLEESSSELCLNEIQVMRGNKNANLVTFLDSYLVDEEVWLVMEYMDGGSLHDVIREIRMAEGEIAAVSRECLQGLDFLHSKQVIHRDVKSHNILLGLDGSVKLADFGLSAQLTAEQSKRRSAVGTTYWMAPEIFSRKPYGPKVDIWSFGIVGMEMVEGAPPYLMMTSRTVQQLISTRGSPKLQNPRQQSAWLRDFLHCCLETDEDRRWSAQELLQHPFVTSAEPTSSLTPLIVAT; encoded by the exons atgctggtgagcgagggagatcctgaggctaagtacacagaactggaaacgattggcaaagg gggttttggcacggtgtgcatggcagtggagactgccacaggagaagag gtggccataaagaaaattagtctcctggaagagagcagcagtgaactgtgcctgaatgaaatccaggtcatgcgtggcaataagaacgccaatcttgtgacctttctagacag ctacctggtggacgaggaagtctggctggtgatggagtacatggacggaggttctttacacgatgtcattagggagattcgtatggcagaaggagagatagcagctgtctctcgggag tgcctgcaaggcctggatttccttcactccaagcaagtgatccaccgagacgtcaaaagccacaacattctcctgggcttggacggatctgtcaagttgg ctgactttggcctttctgctcagctcaccgctgagcagagcaaacggagatcggctgttgggacaacttactggatggcgccagaaattttcagcaggaagccctatggccccaaagtggacatctggtcctttggcattgtggggatggagatggtggaaggagcgcctccttacctgatgatgacctcccgcacg gttcaacagctgataagcaccaggggcagcccgaagctgcagaaccccaggcaacagtccgcttggttgcgagactttctgcactgctgcctggagacggacgaggacaggcgctggtctgcccaggaacttctgcag catccgtttgtaacctccgccgagccgacctccagcctgacgcctctgatcgtggcaacg
- the LOC137466019 gene encoding serine/threonine-protein kinase PAK 3-like, giving the protein MLVSEGDPEAKYTELETIGKGGFGTVCMAVETATGEEVAIKKISLLEESSSELCLNEIQVMRGNKNANLVTFLDSYLVDEEVWLVMEYMDGGSLHDVIREICMAEGEIAAVSRECLQGLDFLHSKQVIHRDVKSHNILLGLDGSVKLADFGLSAQLTAEQSKRRSAVGTTYWMAPEIFSRKPYGPKVDIWSFGIVGMEMVEGAPPYLMMTSRTVQQLISTRGSPKLQNPRQQSAWLRDFLHCCLETDEDRRWSAQELLQHPFVTSAEPTSSLTPLIVAT; this is encoded by the exons atgctggtgagcgagggagatcctgaggctaagtacacagaactggaaacgattggcaaagg gggttttggcacggtgtgcatggcagtggagactgccacaggagaagag gtggccataaagaaaattagtctcctggaagagagcagcagtgaactgtgcctgaatgaaatccaggtcatgcgtggcaataagaacgccaatcttgtgacctttctagacag ctacctggtggacgaggaagtctggctggtgatggagtacATGGACGGAGGTTCTTTACACGATGTCATTAGGGAGATTTgtatggcagaaggagagatagcagctgtctctcgggag tgcctgcaaggcctggatttccttcactccaagcaagtgatccaccgagacgtcaaaagccacaacattctcctgggcttggacggatctgtcaagttgg ctgactttggcctttctgctcagctcaccgctgagcagagcaaacggagatcggctgttgggacaacttactggatggcgccagaaattttcagcaggaagccctatggccccaaagtggacatctggtcctttggcattgtggggatggagatggtggaaggagcgcctccttacctgatgatgacctcccgcacg gttcaacagctgataagcaccaggggcagcccgaagctgcagaaccccaggcaacagtccgcttggttgcgagactttctgcactgctgcctggagacggacgaggacaggcgctggtctgcccaggaacttctgcag catccgtttgtaacctccgccgagccgacctccagcctgacgcctctgatcgtggcaacg